The Benincasa hispida cultivar B227 chromosome 11, ASM972705v1, whole genome shotgun sequence genome has a segment encoding these proteins:
- the LOC120090128 gene encoding E3 ubiquitin-protein ligase At1g12760-like, which produces MASSRSPNGSSDDILDNTTPLMGNSNRSLDDTHSGRRFVQRQSLRQAARFLRQASSRRTMREPSMLVRETAAEQLEERQSDWAYSKPVVILDIVWNFAFVVVAATVLVLSRDESPSMPLRLWIVGYAFQCILHMVCVCVEYRRRQQLRYSTFNSMDEGNSARGISGLGSRANSSHYVSLAQLDDNDSSVPKHLESANTMFSFIWWIIGFYWVSAGGQSLAHVSPLLYWLCIIFLGFDVFFVVFCVALACIIGIAVCCCLPCIIALLYAVADQEGATKEDVEQLSKFKFRKVDEAEKLSTDVQEPLGGIMTECGTDSPIERALSQEDAECCICLSAYEDGVELRELPCGHHFHCACVDKWLYINATCPLCKYNILKNSNLAQEEV; this is translated from the exons ATGGCATCTTCAAGGTCCCCAAATGGATCTTCCGATGATATTCTCGATAATACGACCCCTTTGATGGGGAATTCGAACCGGTCGCTGGACGATACGCATTCGGGTCGGAGATTTGTGCAGAGGCAAAGTTTGCGTCAGGCGGCGAGGTTTCTCAGGCAGGCTAGTAGTCGGAGGACGATGCGTGAGCCATCTATGTTGGTTCGAGAGACGGCTGCGGAGCAATTGGAGGAGAGACAGAGTGATTGGGCGTATTCGAAGCCGGTTGTGATTCTTGACATCGTTTGGAATTTCgcttttgttgttgttgctgCTACCGTTTTGGTTCTCAGCCGCGACGAGTCTCCTTCGATGCCTTTGAGACTGTGGATCGTGGGGTATGCGTTTCAATGCATTCTCCATATGGTGTGTGTTTGTGTTGAGTATCGTCGCCGCCAGCAGCTACGATATTCGACCTTCAATTCAATGGATGAGGGAAATTCTGCACGCGGGATTTCGGGTTTGGGGTCGAGAGCAAACTCGAGTCATTATGTATCGCTGGCTCAATTGGATGATAACGATAGCAG TGTACCAAAGCACCTTGAATCTGCAAATACAATGTTCTCCTTCATCTGGTGGATTATTGGATTCTATTGGGTATCTGCAGGAGGGCAATCTTTAGCACATGTCTCTCCTCTGCTTTACTG GTTATGTATCATTTTCTTGGGTTTTGATGTGTTCTTTGTGGTTTTCTGTGTTGCTTTGGCATGTATCATTGGAATTGCTGTTTGCTGCTGTCTTCCCTGTATCATTGCACTTTTATATGCCGTAGCAGACCAG GAAGGAGCAACCAAAGAAGATGTCGAGCAGTtgtcaaaatttaaattcagaAAGGTTGACGAGGCCGAGAAACTCTCCACTGATGTACAGGAACCTCTTGGTGGGATAATGACCGAGTGTGGTACGGATTCACCCATTGAACGCGCCCTTTCGCAGGAGGATGCG GAGTGTTGCATCTGCCTTTCTGCATACGAGGATGGTGTCGAGCTACGAGAGCTCCCGTGTGGTCACCACTTCCACTGTGCCTGTGTCGATAAATGGCTGTATATTAATGCCACCTGTCCTCTctgcaagtacaatatcctgaAAAATAGCAATCTCGCTCAAGAGgaagtttaa